The Microbacterium luteum genome includes a region encoding these proteins:
- a CDS encoding nitroreductase family protein, which yields MRRRRSLSKVTDAAPSHDELLDLVAAAGRVADHSSLKPWRIIEIRGSGRERLGRALNKAEGRKGVSTKPLRAPLVLAVVVRFRKSKVPHWEQEAVASGVAHMLSLALDDAGWGVFWRTGGATRSKAVAKAHGLAKNEELLGWLYVGGKPTRSRPLRGKEIDPTTFVSSMPGKKRSR from the coding sequence ATGCGCCGGCGGCGCTCGCTGTCGAAGGTCACCGACGCGGCTCCCAGCCACGACGAACTGCTCGATCTCGTGGCCGCTGCCGGACGCGTGGCCGACCACTCGTCGCTGAAGCCGTGGCGGATCATCGAGATCCGCGGGTCCGGACGCGAACGTCTCGGCCGCGCCCTCAACAAGGCAGAGGGACGCAAGGGCGTTTCGACCAAGCCCCTGCGCGCGCCGCTCGTGCTCGCCGTCGTCGTGCGCTTCCGCAAGAGCAAGGTGCCGCACTGGGAGCAGGAGGCCGTCGCCTCGGGTGTCGCCCACATGCTGAGCCTCGCCCTCGACGACGCCGGCTGGGGCGTTTTCTGGCGCACCGGCGGCGCGACGCGGAGCAAGGCGGTCGCGAAGGCCCACGGACTGGCGAAGAACGAGGAGCTCCTCGGGTGGCTCTACGTCGGCGGCAAGCCGACGCGGTCGAGGCCGCTGCGCGGCAAGGAGATCGACCCGACGACCTTCGTCTCGTCGATGCCCGGCAAGAAGCGCTCGCGCTGA
- a CDS encoding DMT family transporter: MAAHRTLAMAGAVAIGVLTAVQARVNGSLGAALTDGFVAAAVSFGSGLLILVALSAALPAGRRGVVTLAHGLRLRTLPVWMLVGGLAGAFSVATQSLTVAVIGVSLFTVGMVAGQAVSALVLDRIGYGPAGVVAVTVSRVVGAAIAVAAVLLSVAGSPVNSVPWWMLLLPFLVGAGIAWQQATNGRLRQRVGSALTATAVNFAGGTIVLLVAAAVHVAIVGAPAAFPAEPWLYIGGACGVAYIFIGAAVVPYTGVLLMGLGAVVGQLLTSVLLDALWPTTASPGVLIGLTVSAVALLGAAIAVFPRRRR; encoded by the coding sequence ATGGCCGCCCATCGAACGCTCGCAATGGCGGGTGCCGTGGCGATCGGTGTTCTGACCGCGGTGCAGGCTCGCGTCAACGGCTCTCTCGGAGCGGCGCTGACGGACGGCTTCGTCGCCGCGGCGGTGTCCTTCGGCTCCGGCCTCCTGATCCTCGTCGCTCTCAGCGCCGCCCTGCCCGCCGGGCGCCGGGGCGTCGTGACGCTGGCGCACGGACTGCGCCTGCGCACGCTGCCGGTGTGGATGCTCGTCGGCGGTCTCGCCGGGGCGTTCAGCGTCGCCACCCAGAGCCTGACCGTGGCCGTGATCGGCGTCTCGCTGTTCACCGTGGGAATGGTCGCGGGGCAGGCGGTGAGCGCACTCGTGCTCGACCGGATCGGCTACGGACCGGCGGGTGTCGTCGCCGTGACCGTGTCCCGCGTCGTGGGGGCGGCCATCGCCGTCGCCGCGGTGCTGCTGTCGGTGGCGGGTTCGCCGGTGAACAGCGTGCCGTGGTGGATGCTGCTGCTGCCGTTCCTCGTGGGAGCCGGCATCGCGTGGCAGCAGGCGACGAACGGGCGCCTGCGGCAGCGCGTCGGCTCTGCGCTCACGGCCACGGCGGTGAACTTCGCCGGCGGCACCATCGTCTTGCTCGTCGCGGCAGCCGTGCACGTCGCCATCGTCGGAGCGCCCGCGGCCTTCCCCGCGGAGCCGTGGCTCTACATCGGCGGCGCGTGCGGCGTCGCATACATCTTCATCGGCGCCGCCGTGGTGCCCTACACCGGGGTGCTGCTCATGGGGCTCGGCGCCGTCGTCGGTCAGCTCCTGACGTCGGTCCTGCTCGATGCGCTGTGGCCGACGACGGCGAGTCCCGGAGTGCTCATCGGACTGACGGTGTCGGCGGTCGCTCTGCTCGGTGCGGCGATCGCCGTGTTCCCGCGCCGTCGGCGCTGA
- a CDS encoding DUF2332 domain-containing protein, whose product MDAVADVADRYRRFAVAEAPSRSSLYAEWAAGVADDVDVCHVLARIPASRRQPPLVFAVTRMLGAPEQAFSRWRDWLLEHADAVVAETSRRSLQTNEPLRCAALLPALATIPGPIGFLEVGASAGLCLQPDRYSYRYRRPDHPDVRLDPPSGMSPVVLDANITGDAPLRLPEIRWRMGADLTPMSAGDPDDRAFLMALVWPGERGRAQRIEAALDLARREPIEVASGDASDPDLVPRLLSGMPDGLTPVVSTLGLLPHLPRAARERLIGAIADTGAIWVSLDPPQAHDWWTAPVDPGAGRFVLHRDGAPLAYADPLAASLEWLTG is encoded by the coding sequence ATGGATGCCGTGGCCGACGTCGCCGATCGCTATCGGCGGTTCGCGGTGGCTGAGGCTCCGTCACGATCCTCTCTCTATGCGGAGTGGGCGGCGGGTGTCGCCGACGACGTCGACGTGTGCCACGTGCTCGCGCGCATCCCGGCCTCTCGCCGGCAGCCACCGCTCGTGTTCGCCGTCACACGGATGCTGGGCGCGCCCGAGCAGGCCTTCTCGCGTTGGCGCGACTGGCTCCTGGAGCACGCCGACGCCGTCGTCGCCGAGACGTCGCGACGCTCCCTGCAGACCAACGAGCCCCTGCGGTGCGCCGCCCTGCTGCCGGCGCTCGCGACGATCCCCGGACCGATCGGCTTCCTCGAGGTGGGTGCGAGCGCCGGTCTCTGTCTGCAGCCCGACCGCTACTCGTACCGCTACCGCCGGCCGGATCACCCTGACGTGCGACTCGACCCGCCTTCCGGCATGTCGCCGGTCGTCCTCGACGCGAACATCACGGGCGACGCTCCGCTGCGCCTGCCTGAGATCCGGTGGCGGATGGGCGCCGACCTCACACCGATGTCGGCGGGCGATCCCGATGACCGCGCCTTCCTCATGGCCCTGGTGTGGCCGGGGGAGCGGGGTCGAGCGCAGCGGATCGAGGCCGCGCTCGATCTCGCCCGTCGCGAGCCGATCGAGGTGGCATCCGGCGACGCGAGCGATCCCGATCTCGTCCCTCGGCTTCTCTCGGGGATGCCCGACGGGCTCACCCCGGTCGTGTCGACTCTGGGGCTCCTGCCCCACCTGCCCCGGGCGGCGCGTGAGCGGCTCATCGGCGCCATCGCCGACACCGGGGCCATCTGGGTGTCGCTGGACCCGCCGCAGGCGCACGACTGGTGGACCGCGCCCGTCGACCCGGGTGCGGGCCGGTTCGTGCTGCACCGCGACGGCGCGCCGCTGGCCTACGCGGATCCGCTCGCCGCATCCCTGGAGTGGCTTACGGGATGA
- a CDS encoding DUF3263 domain-containing protein, translating to MSLSDRDRALLDFEAQWHRHVGAKEEAIRAELGLAPARYYQLLDRLIDTVEAQRHDPMLVKRLRRRRDVSESGRATRSMPG from the coding sequence GTGTCCCTCTCCGACCGCGACCGTGCGCTCCTCGATTTCGAGGCGCAGTGGCATCGCCACGTCGGAGCCAAGGAGGAGGCGATCCGCGCGGAACTCGGGCTCGCCCCGGCTCGCTACTATCAGCTGCTCGACCGGCTGATCGACACGGTCGAGGCGCAGCGTCATGACCCGATGCTGGTGAAGCGCCTGCGGCGGCGCCGCGACGTGTCCGAATCCGGGCGCGCGACCCGGTCGATGCCGGGCTGA
- the msrB gene encoding peptide-methionine (R)-S-oxide reductase MsrB, producing MDYSVDKTDAQWREELTPEQYQVLREAGTERPWTGELLDEERAGLYTCAACGAELFKSGTKFDSHCGWPSFYESIRPDAVQLLEDNSHGMERTEVRCASCGSHLGHVFPDGFGTPTGDRYCMNSLSMNFTPENDA from the coding sequence ATGGACTATTCCGTCGACAAGACCGACGCGCAGTGGCGCGAAGAGCTCACCCCCGAGCAGTACCAGGTGCTGCGCGAGGCCGGCACCGAGCGTCCCTGGACCGGTGAACTCCTCGACGAGGAGCGCGCCGGGCTCTACACGTGTGCCGCGTGCGGCGCCGAGCTGTTCAAGAGCGGCACCAAGTTCGACTCCCACTGCGGCTGGCCGAGCTTCTACGAGTCGATCCGCCCCGACGCGGTGCAGCTGCTCGAGGACAACAGCCACGGCATGGAGCGCACCGAGGTGCGCTGTGCGTCCTGCGGCTCGCACCTCGGTCACGTGTTCCCCGACGGCTTCGGCACCCCCACCGGCGACCGTTACTGCATGAACTCCCTCTCGATGAACTTCACGCCCGAGAACGACGCGTGA
- a CDS encoding DsbA family protein — protein sequence MSHDESTPDTSPETTPGDRRDAVRAKAKQVQQRQSRTRLIQRVSLATVIVAVVAAVAVVITWTVSSNASRPMAQPANVTEDGFEVTDVTGVGSVGAEPTTTEMDDSAAGEEEADDESDSSGNAAMSAQAEPVETPEPGVVDIRIYVDYLSSGAQDFQVANVQQLQKWVSEDAATLSYYPVAMLTAKSNGTKYSIRAASAAACMAHYSPDDFFKFNDTLLRQQPELDTDGYTDIELADLAQASGADDPQTVRDCIVEEKFAAWAKTATDRALDGIPDTDDISLTGTPMVLVNGTPYVGALDNAKEFAQFVLTVSSDAYYEATPAPTPSPTS from the coding sequence ATGTCACACGACGAATCGACTCCCGACACCAGTCCCGAAACGACCCCTGGCGACCGCCGAGACGCCGTGCGCGCGAAGGCGAAGCAGGTGCAGCAGCGACAGTCGCGCACCCGTCTGATCCAGCGGGTCTCGCTCGCGACGGTCATCGTGGCGGTGGTGGCCGCCGTCGCCGTCGTGATCACCTGGACGGTCTCCAGCAACGCCTCGCGCCCGATGGCGCAGCCGGCGAACGTCACCGAGGACGGCTTCGAGGTCACCGATGTGACCGGTGTCGGCTCGGTCGGCGCGGAGCCGACCACGACGGAGATGGACGACAGCGCAGCGGGCGAGGAAGAGGCCGACGACGAGAGCGACTCGTCCGGGAACGCCGCGATGTCCGCCCAGGCGGAGCCGGTCGAGACGCCCGAACCCGGCGTCGTCGACATCCGCATCTACGTCGACTACCTCTCCAGCGGCGCGCAGGACTTCCAGGTCGCCAACGTACAGCAGCTGCAGAAGTGGGTCAGTGAAGACGCCGCGACCCTCAGCTACTACCCGGTCGCGATGCTCACCGCGAAGTCGAACGGCACCAAGTACTCCATCCGTGCCGCGAGCGCCGCCGCGTGCATGGCGCACTACTCGCCCGACGACTTCTTCAAGTTCAACGACACCCTGCTGCGCCAGCAGCCCGAGCTCGACACCGACGGCTATACCGACATCGAGCTCGCCGACCTCGCTCAGGCTTCCGGCGCGGACGACCCGCAGACGGTGCGCGACTGCATCGTCGAGGAGAAGTTCGCCGCGTGGGCCAAGACCGCCACCGACCGCGCACTCGACGGCATCCCCGACACCGACGACATCTCGCTCACCGGCACCCCCATGGTGCTCGTGAACGGAACGCCGTACGTGGGAGCGCTCGACAACGCCAAGGAGTTCGCGCAGTTCGTGCTGACCGTCTCCAGCGACGCCTACTACGAGGCCACCCCGGCTCCCACCCCGAGCCCCACATCGTGA